The sequence CCACTACCGCCAACTGAAGTCGCACCATCTCCCACGATCACTGCACAGCCATCGACTGCGCCGTCCTCACGAGCGGCCACGGATGTCGGCACGCCCGACCTTCCCGCACCGCCCCGCGCAATCGTGTCCAGCCACTCACCTGACGGTGAGAATCCCGAGGACGCCCTACTGGCCGCGTTTGGAGTGGGATCTGCCAACGCGCGGCCGCTGCCGCTTCAACCGGCCCGCAGCTCGAGCGAGCCGCCTACCGAGGGTGACCTCGAGCCTGTCGCCGAGCCGCTGCAGGCGTCAGCGGTCCCGCTGTACGCGATGCCGCCGGCGCTGCAGGTGCAGGCGCCAAACGCCACCGTCGTCCCGGCGGTTCCCGCTGCAATCGGTCTCGAGGTCACGGAGAGGCTCGGTATTTCCCGGCGATTGACCTATCAGCTGCTGGCATGGGTCCAGCAGGGCGTCGGCAGCGGCGCGCTCGAGCACAACAGTGCCAAGGCCATCGTGCATTTCGTACCGGAAGGCATGCTGCTGATTTCGCCTGCAGTTTTCCACCGATTCGTGGAAAGCGGTGCCCGCCTCGAGCTGTTGCCCGAGCCCAGCGCTGACGACCAGAAGAAGCACCGAACGCCAGCGCAGATCGTCCAGCGGCATGTATCCAAGAGCCGCCTGATGGCGCCAAACACCGTCATCGACGGCAAAGGTAAGCCTGACACGCGCTGGGTACACAGCTACCGCACTGCCAGCGGCGCGGTCGTCCACGGCTTTGTCCTCCCCAATCCCGAATCGCTCTTCAGCCCTGTCCCAGCCCCGAATCCGCACCTCGCCAAGCTGGTGCAGGCCTCCTCCACTGGAGCATCTCCATGAACGTCACCATGCATTTCAACGCCATCAATATGGACGACTTCACCGACCGCCCGGTCAGTGAAGCCCTGGAGCACCTGGTGGCGCAACGCCAGCCGATCGCCGGGATGGCCACCCTGGACGCCGGCGGCCAGCCCATCGGCGCGCTGGTCCTCATCGTCGGACCGACGACAGGCGAGCATCTGGCTGCGCTCAAGATCGACCTTTCTGCCCCCTCGAAGTCAGCCTGATTACCCATCGTGCTCGACAACCCGTTCCGCCCGCCCTTCGAGTTCTACTCGACCGCGGCCGCCGTGGCCGGTGCAGGCGCCCTGCTGACACATCCCGGATTGGCACCGTCGATACCGTCGCTGATCGGCGCCACTGCAGCGCTGGGCGTCGTCGCGCTGCACCGAGGGAGGCAGGGTTGGCGCATCCACCGCAGCCGCCGCAATCTGCGCCGGCTGTCGTCCTACGTGGTCACCGCCGACGAGATACCACGGGCGCGCCAGCATCTGTTCCTGGGCAAGGGCTTCCGATGGTTACCCCGGCACACCGAGCGGCTGCACCTGGCCCGGCAGCCGGCGTACGACCATCTCAGGCTGGATTCGAAGCTCTACAAGGCGGCGCGCCGAATCGAGCGCGAATCGGACGGCAAGCACTGGCTCTGCAAGTACACGACGCGCCTCGCCTGGTGGAACCCGGTCGCGCCGCTCCCGCCAGTCGGAGGGGACCCGGCGATCCATGGCATCGAGCTCGACGAGGAGGACATCTGGCAAGCGACCGACGAGCGCGTCGGCCACACCCTGGTGCTCGGCACCACCCGCGTCGGTAAGACTCGGCTGGCCGAGCTGCTGATCAGCCAGGACATCGCCCGGGGTGAAATCGTCATCGTCTTCGACCCGAAGGGCGATGCCGATTTGCTCAAGCGGATGTACGCCGAGGCTGTGCGTGCGGGGCGCGAGAAGGACTTCTACATGTTCCATCTCGGCTATCCGGAGCTCTCTGCCCGTTACAACCCCGTGGGGAATTTCGGCAAGATCACCGAGGTCGCGACCCGCACGGCCGGCCCGCTGCCGTCGGAAGGGCAAAGTGCGACCTTCCGGCAATTCGTCTGGCGGTTCGTCAACGTGATGGCCAGAGCGATGGCGCTCCTTGGCCTCAAGCCGAGCTACAAGGCGATCTACCAGCACGCGGTCAACATCGATGCGCTGTGCCTGCAGTACTTCGAATTCTGGCTCGACCGCGATCGCCCGGACTGGCGCAAGGAGCTCGACCAGTTCAACGTCGACGGCAAGACGCTGCAGGAAAAGTGCCGGAAGACAGGCCGCACCGACACCACGGTCAAGCTGCTGATGTACATCCAGGAGCAGGCGCTGCAGGACGACGTCGGGACTGCCCTGATGAGCGTGCTGTCCAACGACAGGACCTACTTCGAAAAGCTGGTGTCCTCGCTCTTCCCGCTCCTCGAGAAGCTGACAACGGGCGACATTGCCGGCCTGCTGTCGCCCGACTACGACGACGCCAGCGACAGCCGACCGATCTTCGACTGGGCCAAGGTGTTCGACCAGAAGGCGATCGTCTACTTCGGCCTCGACGCGCTGACGGACTATGAGGTCGCCGGCGCGGTTGGCAACGCGGCCTTTGCCGATCTCACGTCGCTGGCCGGCAAGATCTACAAGCATGGCCAGGCGTATGGCCAGCGCCAGGCCAACCCGCCTACGAAGGCGGCCATGCACTTCGACGAATTCAATGAGTTGATCGGCGACGAGTTCATCCCGATGGTCAACAAGGCCGGCGGCGCCGGCTTCCAGGTGACCGCGTACACGCAGACCTGGTCGGATGTCGAAGCGAAGATCGGCAACGCCGCGAAGGCCGGCCAGATCGCCGGCAACTTCAACAGCCTGATCATGCTGCGGGTCAAGAACACCGAGACCGCCGAGCTGCTGACCGACCAGCTACCCAAGGTCCGAATCCGGCAGGTGACGCCCGACTCGTCCGCCAACGACATCGGCGATCCGGGGGACGCCACGACCTTCAAGAGCAGCAACAAGGATTCCGTCAGCACGGTCGAGGTCGACATGGTGCAGCCCAGCGACCTGGTGCAGCTGCCGAAGGGTCAAGCGTTCGCGCTCATCAACGGTGGCCAGCTCTACAAGATCCGCATGCCGCTGGCGTCGGCCGCGAACGATCCGGCGATGCCGGCCAACCTGCAGGCGATGGCCAACTCGATGCGCGAGAAGTACAACGCGGCCATCAACGACGACGAGGTCGACGTGCAAGGCCTCGGGGCCGGGTGGTAGGCCATGCCGCGTGCCGCATCGATCCGAGACGAGGTTGTCCAAGGGGCCGCGCTGCTGCCGATGCGCGTGACGCTGCGGGCGATCCTGGTGATCGTCATGCTGTACACCATCGCG is a genomic window of Chitinimonas koreensis containing:
- the traD gene encoding type IV conjugative transfer system coupling protein TraD produces the protein MLDNPFRPPFEFYSTAAAVAGAGALLTHPGLAPSIPSLIGATAALGVVALHRGRQGWRIHRSRRNLRRLSSYVVTADEIPRARQHLFLGKGFRWLPRHTERLHLARQPAYDHLRLDSKLYKAARRIERESDGKHWLCKYTTRLAWWNPVAPLPPVGGDPAIHGIELDEEDIWQATDERVGHTLVLGTTRVGKTRLAELLISQDIARGEIVIVFDPKGDADLLKRMYAEAVRAGREKDFYMFHLGYPELSARYNPVGNFGKITEVATRTAGPLPSEGQSATFRQFVWRFVNVMARAMALLGLKPSYKAIYQHAVNIDALCLQYFEFWLDRDRPDWRKELDQFNVDGKTLQEKCRKTGRTDTTVKLLMYIQEQALQDDVGTALMSVLSNDRTYFEKLVSSLFPLLEKLTTGDIAGLLSPDYDDASDSRPIFDWAKVFDQKAIVYFGLDALTDYEVAGAVGNAAFADLTSLAGKIYKHGQAYGQRQANPPTKAAMHFDEFNELIGDEFIPMVNKAGGAGFQVTAYTQTWSDVEAKIGNAAKAGQIAGNFNSLIMLRVKNTETAELLTDQLPKVRIRQVTPDSSANDIGDPGDATTFKSSNKDSVSTVEVDMVQPSDLVQLPKGQAFALINGGQLYKIRMPLASAANDPAMPANLQAMANSMREKYNAAINDDEVDVQGLGAGW